The following DNA comes from Candidatus Stoquefichus sp. SB1.
ATCGAAAAGAAAAAGTAAATGGCAGAATGATCTTCTTACTTGCTTCCATTGTTTTTCTTGCTGGTGGTGTATCGTTTTTGCTGTCACCCTCAGTACATGCTCAAGAAATGACAATCATTTTTGCTATTTATAGTTTATATTTAGGTGTGAAATATATTTCTCAATCCATTCGTGAATTGTTATCAGAAAATCGTGTGAATTCTTTAAAAAGACATATTCGTGTTTCGTTACCTGTTTTTATGGTAGCATTAATGCCAAGAATAGTGATTGAATATATAAATGAACATTTAGAAACAGATGATATTATTGTTGAGGCATCTCGTACAGGTGATTTAGAAGTATTGATTCATGTGAGTAAAGATGGTTTTGGAGCGATTGGACATGTTGATATTTGTTATAATCATGAAGTCATAGCGTATGGTGCATACGATGAAGCATCAACTCGTTTATTTGGTGCCATTGGTGATGGGGTTTTATTTATTGTAGATAAGCAAAAATATATTCCGTTTTGTAAACAGGATGATCCAACGAGCCATGTTTTTGGTTATACACTTTCATTAGATGAAGTACAAAGAACCCATATTGAAGAAACAATTCAAAAGTTTAAAGAGAATCTTATTGCATGGCAACCACCGATTTATTATCATGCAAAAGCAAATGATTATGCGAGTCGTTTGTACAGTCACACTCAAGCACAATTCTATAAATTTAAAAAAGGACAATTTAAATATTATTTTGTAATGACAACAAACTGTGTATTATTGGCTGATCGTATTATTGGTAAGTCTGGAATAGATATTGTCAATATGAATGGAATTATTACACCAGGAACATATTTTAGTTATTTTGAGGAAGAAGCTAAAAAAGAAAATTCAAGAGTATTATCAAAAACACTATATTAAAGTAATAGAGAGGATAAATGCAAATGATGTATTTATCTTTTTTATTGACAAATCATAAAATATGTAATATATTACATATATAGGTAATGTATTACCTAAAGGAGAATATATGAAAAAGGGACTTTGGATTATTTTAGGAATCGTTGTTGTGTTAGGATGTATCGTTTTTATTTTGTTTCAAAAACAGATACAGGATGTTAAAGATTTGAAATATAGTAATATTGTCATGAATGATGTTGATAATGGAACTTATGAGGGTGATGTTGAAACAATGCTTATTAAGGTAAAAGTCAATGTGACTGTTAATAATCATAGAATTCAACAAATAGATATTTTAAAACATGATAATGGTTTTGGGGCTCCAGCAGAAGATATAGTTCAATCCATGATTCAAAACAATGATTATCAAGTTGATATCATAAGTGGGGCAACTTATTCTAGTGAAGTTATCAAAAATGCTGTGAATCAGGCTTTACAGAAAGGAGTTCATAAGAATGGATAGAGATGAATTGTTAGTAGGAATGGATAATGAGCGTATTTTGTTTGGGTTGTTCTTTGCGTTTGGTAATAGATTACAGGCAGCAGGAGATACTTTTTATGATGAAATCACATGTAAACAATTCTTTTTATTAATATGTTTATCACTTTTTCAAGATGAAGCACCAACTGTTAATCAATTATCAGAGGTTATGGGAAGTTCGCATCAAAATGTTAAACAGTTGATTAATAAACTTGAAGAAAAAGGGTTTCTTCAAACAGTAAGTGATCAAGTGGATAAACGCAAAATGAGAATTATTCAAACAGATAAAATGGCTGAATTAAAAGTAAAATATGAAAAACAGGAATTGGCATTTATGGAACAGTTATACAGTGGTTTAACACCACAACAAATAGCAAGTACATTACAAGTTATCAAGATTATGGAAAATAATCTGATGAAAATCAAGGAGAATGGAAAATGAAAATAATCGTTGTTTATAAAAGTAAAACAGGTTTTTCTAAACAATATGCAAAATGGATTCAATCATCATTAAATTGTGATATGCTTTCTTTGAATCAAGTCAAAACTTTGGATGGATATGATATGGTAATTTATGGTGCAGGATTGATGGCAGGGCAAATCAATGGATTAAAAAAGTTTCAGTCATATATAAAGAATCAAAAAATTGTTATTTTTGCAACAGGAGCTATTTCAAAAGAAGCAACAGAGATTATTGAAAAAGTGAAAAAAGATAATCTGTCTTTATTTAATCAAGATGTTCCATTTTATTATTTTGAAGCGGGTTTGAATTATGATAAAATGGGCTTTTTTTCAAAAAGGATGTTAAAAATGATGTATCATTCATTAAAGAAAAAAACAGAAAAAACAATGGAAGAAGAGGAAATGATGATAGCACTTGCTAAGAGTCATAATCATGCAAAACAAAGTGATATTTTACCACTTATAGAAACTATAAAGCAGAGTTAGTATTTAACTCTGCTTTTCTTCGATATAGTAATCAACGGATACACTAGAAGTTCTAACTTCATGCATATGTTTTTTAACAACATCACAATGATAGGGATCATTTTGATAAGCTGCTAGTGCAGCTTCATCAGCGACAATTGTTTCTAGGATAATATCGTAAGATCTTTCACTATGTAAAAAATCAATGCCTACCTGGATATCTATAAGTGTATCAACTCTTCCTTTCATAGACATAAGAATGTCACGTGCTTTTTGACAGTTTTCTAAACTGTTATCTTTTAATTTGAAACAAACGATATGTTTAATCATGCTTTATTTCCTCCTTATTATGAAATGATTATATACGAAAAACAAAAACTTTACTACTTTTTCACATAGTTTTTTGATTATTTCCATGCATTCATTTCATAAACTAAAAGTGTAAAAGGAGGAATGGAAATGATTAAAAATGCGATGTTAAGTATTAAGAAAAATCTGGGGAAAACAATGTTATTATTCGTCTTAATGTGTGTCATTGCAAACTTAGTTATTGCAGGATTGTCTATTAAGAGTGCAACAACGAAATCAATGGAACAAGTGAGAACATCTTTAGGAAGTGATGTAACCCTTTCTTATAACATGCAAAATATGATGCAAAATAGAGATAAGGGTGCCACAATGGATGAAGCAATTAGTCATATAACGGTATCTATGGCTGATCAACTGAAAACATTAAAGTATGTAGATAGTTATAATTATACAATAAATGTTGGAGTGACAAGTGATGATATTGATCCAGTTGCAATGAGTTCAGATTCTGAGTCATCAACTAAAACTCGCCAAGGACCACAGAACAATGGAGACCAGCCAAAAATGTTAGATGATAATGATTTTACTGTTGTTGGTAATACAACAATGGCTCATTTATCAGACTTTACAGAAGGAAACTATGTTTTAAAAAGTGGTCGTTTATTAACAAGTGATGATGAAAAGAGTACAAATTGTGTCGTTGAAACAAATTTAGCAAAGGATAATGATTTAGCTGTAGGTGATCAATTAACAGTTACATCAACAAATGATGATAATGAGGAGATTTCTGTTCAATTAACAATTGTTGGTATTTATGAAATTGAAACATCAAGTCAAATGGGTGGCATGATGAGTAATCGTCAAAACCCAATTAATCAAATTTACACGGGCTTAACAACTGCTCAAAAGCTTAATGATAGTACAACGGAAATATCAAGTGCAACTTATTATTTAGATGATCCTGAACATATTGATACATTTAAAGCACTTGCTAAATCATCAACAGATATTGACTTTGAAACTTATACATTAGATGCGAATGATCAAGTCTATCAAAGAAGTATATCATCTTTAGAAAATATGGAACAATTTGCAACTATTTTCTTATGGGTTGTTGTGGGGGCAGGTAGTGCCATCTTATGCCTTATTCTTATCTTAACAATGCGTAGCCGTTTTTATGAGTTTGGAGTGTTATTATCTTTAGGACAAGCCAAAATTAAAATTATGTTGCAACAGTTAATAGAAGTATTGATGATTGCTATTGTGGCATTTGGATTGTCTTTAGGAACAGGTAAAATGGTCTCTAATGTTGTGAGTTCAATGCTTGAGTCTACACAAAATAATCAACAACAAATGGTTATGGAAATGCCAGGAAACAATCAAGAAACAGAAAATGAAAAAGCAGATAGTCAAAAATCATCTCGTTTCTTAGATAAAGCAATGCAATCACCAGAAAATGCAGAACTTGATGTTTCCTTAACAACACAAACCATTATTCAACTTGGAGAAATCACTAGTTTGATTTGGCTAGTATCAGTTGTTTTACCATCAATTTATATTTTAAGATTATCACCAAGAGAAATTCTGGTTAAAAAGGAGGGGTAATATGGATGAAAAAATTGTATTAACATTTAAAAATGTTTGTTATCATTATAAAGATGGATCAAGACAAGTAAATATTTTAAAAGAAGCAAATTATTTATTTGAAAAAGGAAAAACATATGCTATTGTTGGAGCAAGCGGAAGTGGTAAAACAACATCGCTAGTTTTAGCAGGGGGATTAGATAGTCCTAAAAGTGGTAGAATTCTGTATAAAGGTGAAGATATTTCAAAAATAGGTTTAACAAAATATCGTCGTAATCATGTTTCTATTGTTTTTCAATCTTATAATTTGATTAATTATATGAATGCTATTCAAAATGTTGAAAGTGCTATGGATATTTCAGGAATTCATGTTCCTCATAAAAAACAATATGCATTCAATATTTTAAAAGAATTAGGATTGAGTGAAGAAGAGAGTAAACGTGATATTCGTAAATTATCAGGTGGACAGCAACAAAGAATTGCCATTGCAAGAGCAATGGCAAAGGATGTTGATTTGATTCTTTGTGATGAACCTACTGGAAATCTGGATCAGGAAACATCACAGGGAATTATTCAAACATTTATTCAATTGGCTCATGATAAAAATAAATGCGTGATTGTAGTGACGCATTCAAAGGATTTTGCTAAAGAACTAGATGTTCAGTTACAAATCAATCAGGGGAAATTAGAGAGAATTGAATAGTGTTCACAGAAAATTCATATCAAGATTGTATGATATAAGTGTCTTAAGAAAGACACATAATACAAACTATAGACGACCCCTCTCCCTAAATATAAATTCGTCTATAATTCAAAAAGAACGTTTCCCCACGTTCTTTTTTCTTTTTTATAAAATCAACAATAAATGCTACAACGGATGATAAAGGATGTTAAAATGAATGTGTAAGCTCATTAGCGGTATTCCTATATTCCTTGGGTGTCATACCATACATAGCATGGAATTTCTTATAGAAGTAATTAATATTATTACAACCAACTTTGTATACAATTTCATTAATTGTGAGTTGAGAATTGGTAAGGAGAAAGGCTCCTTCAGTTAATTGCTGTGCTGTTTTGATTTCAATAAAAGACATCCCAGTTTTTTTCTTAAGAAGATTACTAAGATAATTAGGATTATAACCAAACTTTTTAGAAACATCTTCTAATTTACAATGTGTATAATTTTCTTCGATATAATTTAAAATAGGAATGAGAGTCTCCTGACTCATTTTATCATTATAATTTGTATCTTGAGAATCATATAATGTATTGATCAATTCAAGAAATATGGCTGAAACATAAGTTTGCATCAACTCATTAAAACAACGGCTAGGACCAAAGTATTCACAAAGTAAAAATTGAATAAGTGTATGAAGTTTAAAATTATTTTGAGTATTAAAAATAATATATTGATTATGTTGTCGATTCTTAGATATTGCATTAAGTAAAAATGTCGTAATAATGCCTTTTTGGGATAAACGACTTAAAAAGACACTGTTAAAAAATTCTTTTTTAAAAACAATATTAATAACAATATCATGAGCAGATTTATAACTTGTCGCACTGTGAATAACATTTGTATCAAGAATACATAAATCGCCTTGTGTCATTGTGACTTCTTTTCCATTAATAATAAAAGTACAGGTTCCTTCATATATGTAGTTTAATTCCATATCTTTATGATAATGAGGAGGGATAGTTGTGTATCTTGATTCTTTGACAACACCAATACGTTCAGTTTTTAATGTATTCGCAAAGTCAAAACAATAACATTGCATGTTATGATAATTGTGAAGTGGTAAGTTTGCATAAAATGGACTCAGTTCACCTGGATGTTTTAAATGCCATCTCTCACCAGAAGTATCAATATGTAAGAACTCATCTAAATCTTGAATATTCATAATTTTCTCCTAACTGTGAAAATGATATAAATAATATAATAATGTGACATTTTCAAATGTATCTTCTCTTGTTATAATAACATCGAAAACTAGCTAGTTCAATGAAAAAAGGAGAAAGAAAATGAAAACAGGATTTGATAAAGATTTTTTATGGGGTGGAGCAATATCTTGCTCACAGGCAGATGGTGGCTTCTTAGAAGGTGGAAAAGGAATCTCTACACAAGATTTACGTTATTTAAATCCAGCATGGAATCGTGAACAAGTTGAAGAAAAACATCATAAATGCCCATTTTCTAAAGCTGAATTTGAACAGGCTTTAAAAGATATGGATGTGACATATTATCCTAATCGTAGAGGAATAGATTTTTATCATCACTACAAAGAAGATATTGAATTATTTCATCAAATGGGAATGAAGATGTTTAGAACATCTATTTGCTGGTCACGTATTTTCCCTAATGGTGATGATCTTGAACCTAATCAAGAAGGATTAAATTATTATAAAGATATGTTTAAAGAATGTCATAAAAAAGGAATAAAAGTATTTGCAACAATACTACATTATGATATTCCAGTTCACTTGGTTTTAAAATATGGTGGCTGGAAAAATCGTCAAACAATCCAATTTTATGTTCGTTATGCTGAAACTTTATTTAAAGAACTTGGAGATTTGGTTGATTATTGGTTACCTTTTAATGAATTCAATGCAGGACGTTTTGCACCTTGGGATGGTGTTTGCTTGATTCAGGATGAGGAAGAAAACATGAATCAATCTATATTCCAATGTTTGCATCATCAATTGATTGCAAATGCATTGACTGTTAAATTATGTCATGAAATGTTACCGGGTGTAATGATTGGTGGGATGATTGCAAGATTTGAAACTTATCCAGCAACATGTCGCCCTGAAGATGCATTACAGGCATTGCAAGATGAACAGTATGGCAATTGGTTCTATACTGATGTTATGGCGCGTGGAGAATATCCTCAGTATATGGATAGATATTTTGATATGTTTGATATTCACATTGATATACAAGAAGGAGATTTGGACATTTTAAAATCAGGATTAGTTGATTTCTTGTCTTTTTCATACTACTTCTCACAAGTTTCAACAAGTGATCAAACATGGGAAAAGACTGCTGGTAACTTAATTATGGCGAATAAGAATCCTTATTTAGAAACAAGTGAATGGGGTTGGCAAAAGGATCCGATTGGTTTAAGGGTAACTTTGAATAAAATGTATGATCGTTATAGATTGCCACTGATTATTGCTGAAAATGGATTAGGAACAACGGATGTCTTAGAAAGTGATGGAACTATTCATGATCCATATCGTATTGATTATTTAAAATCACATATTGCTCAAATGAAAGAAGCTGTTATTGATGGTGTAGATATCATTGGATATACAATGTGGGGTATTATTGATATTGTTTCTTGTGGACCTTTGACTATGGATAAGCGTTATGGTGTG
Coding sequences within:
- a CDS encoding MarR family winged helix-turn-helix transcriptional regulator, which gives rise to MDRDELLVGMDNERILFGLFFAFGNRLQAAGDTFYDEITCKQFFLLICLSLFQDEAPTVNQLSEVMGSSHQNVKQLINKLEEKGFLQTVSDQVDKRKMRIIQTDKMAELKVKYEKQELAFMEQLYSGLTPQQIASTLQVIKIMENNLMKIKENGK
- a CDS encoding Dabb family protein: MIKHIVCFKLKDNSLENCQKARDILMSMKGRVDTLIDIQVGIDFLHSERSYDIILETIVADEAALAAYQNDPYHCDVVKKHMHEVRTSSVSVDYYIEEKQS
- a CDS encoding flavodoxin domain-containing protein, whose amino-acid sequence is MKIIVVYKSKTGFSKQYAKWIQSSLNCDMLSLNQVKTLDGYDMVIYGAGLMAGQINGLKKFQSYIKNQKIVIFATGAISKEATEIIEKVKKDNLSLFNQDVPFYYFEAGLNYDKMGFFSKRMLKMMYHSLKKKTEKTMEEEEMMIALAKSHNHAKQSDILPLIETIKQS
- a CDS encoding ABC transporter ATP-binding protein, which gives rise to MDEKIVLTFKNVCYHYKDGSRQVNILKEANYLFEKGKTYAIVGASGSGKTTSLVLAGGLDSPKSGRILYKGEDISKIGLTKYRRNHVSIVFQSYNLINYMNAIQNVESAMDISGIHVPHKKQYAFNILKELGLSEEESKRDIRKLSGGQQQRIAIARAMAKDVDLILCDEPTGNLDQETSQGIIQTFIQLAHDKNKCVIVVTHSKDFAKELDVQLQINQGKLERIE
- a CDS encoding glycoside hydrolase family 1 protein, whose amino-acid sequence is MKTGFDKDFLWGGAISCSQADGGFLEGGKGISTQDLRYLNPAWNREQVEEKHHKCPFSKAEFEQALKDMDVTYYPNRRGIDFYHHYKEDIELFHQMGMKMFRTSICWSRIFPNGDDLEPNQEGLNYYKDMFKECHKKGIKVFATILHYDIPVHLVLKYGGWKNRQTIQFYVRYAETLFKELGDLVDYWLPFNEFNAGRFAPWDGVCLIQDEEENMNQSIFQCLHHQLIANALTVKLCHEMLPGVMIGGMIARFETYPATCRPEDALQALQDEQYGNWFYTDVMARGEYPQYMDRYFDMFDIHIDIQEGDLDILKSGLVDFLSFSYYFSQVSTSDQTWEKTAGNLIMANKNPYLETSEWGWQKDPIGLRVTLNKMYDRYRLPLIIAENGLGTTDVLESDGTIHDPYRIDYLKSHIAQMKEAVIDGVDIIGYTMWGIIDIVSCGPLTMDKRYGVIYVDLDNGGQGSGKRYCKDSFYWYQKCIKSNGKELG
- a CDS encoding AraC family transcriptional regulator translates to MNIQDLDEFLHIDTSGERWHLKHPGELSPFYANLPLHNYHNMQCYCFDFANTLKTERIGVVKESRYTTIPPHYHKDMELNYIYEGTCTFIINGKEVTMTQGDLCILDTNVIHSATSYKSAHDIVINIVFKKEFFNSVFLSRLSQKGIITTFLLNAISKNRQHNQYIIFNTQNNFKLHTLIQFLLCEYFGPSRCFNELMQTYVSAIFLELINTLYDSQDTNYNDKMSQETLIPILNYIEENYTHCKLEDVSKKFGYNPNYLSNLLKKKTGMSFIEIKTAQQLTEGAFLLTNSQLTINEIVYKVGCNNINYFYKKFHAMYGMTPKEYRNTANELTHSF
- a CDS encoding FMN-binding protein; translated protein: MKKGLWIILGIVVVLGCIVFILFQKQIQDVKDLKYSNIVMNDVDNGTYEGDVETMLIKVKVNVTVNNHRIQQIDILKHDNGFGAPAEDIVQSMIQNNDYQVDIISGATYSSEVIKNAVNQALQKGVHKNG
- a CDS encoding DUF308 domain-containing protein is translated as MKNKFHFFLTFLLGMLFVFISIFAFVYSSYFVYTIVILLGLIILVDALFNIVKMLSTHKNHFLQYLIHIMIGILFLLFPQLPFSFVIVIFALYICIAGLSHFITYCYYRKEKVNGRMIFLLASIVFLAGGVSFLLSPSVHAQEMTIIFAIYSLYLGVKYISQSIRELLSENRVNSLKRHIRVSLPVFMVALMPRIVIEYINEHLETDDIIVEASRTGDLEVLIHVSKDGFGAIGHVDICYNHEVIAYGAYDEASTRLFGAIGDGVLFIVDKQKYIPFCKQDDPTSHVFGYTLSLDEVQRTHIEETIQKFKENLIAWQPPIYYHAKANDYASRLYSHTQAQFYKFKKGQFKYYFVMTTNCVLLADRIIGKSGIDIVNMNGIITPGTYFSYFEEEAKKENSRVLSKTLY
- a CDS encoding ABC transporter permease — encoded protein: MIKNAMLSIKKNLGKTMLLFVLMCVIANLVIAGLSIKSATTKSMEQVRTSLGSDVTLSYNMQNMMQNRDKGATMDEAISHITVSMADQLKTLKYVDSYNYTINVGVTSDDIDPVAMSSDSESSTKTRQGPQNNGDQPKMLDDNDFTVVGNTTMAHLSDFTEGNYVLKSGRLLTSDDEKSTNCVVETNLAKDNDLAVGDQLTVTSTNDDNEEISVQLTIVGIYEIETSSQMGGMMSNRQNPINQIYTGLTTAQKLNDSTTEISSATYYLDDPEHIDTFKALAKSSTDIDFETYTLDANDQVYQRSISSLENMEQFATIFLWVVVGAGSAILCLILILTMRSRFYEFGVLLSLGQAKIKIMLQQLIEVLMIAIVAFGLSLGTGKMVSNVVSSMLESTQNNQQQMVMEMPGNNQETENEKADSQKSSRFLDKAMQSPENAELDVSLTTQTIIQLGEITSLIWLVSVVLPSIYILRLSPREILVKKEG